Proteins encoded by one window of Astatotilapia calliptera chromosome 13, fAstCal1.2, whole genome shotgun sequence:
- the LOC113034986 gene encoding glycine N-acyltransferase-like isoform X2 gives MAFELSEDQLKTAENELKKYLPMSQQVYGFLVIRNRVRSDPVRVLVDRWPQFRVIMCKPHGEQSDLFKDALLFATDAAVLEEILSKSSVFDWSKYFCVGTSVSHTEIFKAVASAKGVPCKRVAKCYLMTLEDVSRLPPVDSSGISVSSLDESHIGLVSQTWKFGKVDVAVGLIRNMIANFPSCCVLDAEGKPVSWILTYASGAIGMLYTLPEHRGKGYAKILVSSLAKRNHALGYPVYSFIEEENAVSYRLFTNLGFTEDPSYREAWFVVNEFQIFP, from the exons ATGGCTTTTGAGTTGTCCGAAGATCAGTTAAAAACAGCGGAAAACGAGCTGAAGAAATATTTACCCATGTCGCAGCAG GTTTACGGTTTCCTGGTGATCAGAAACAGAGTCAGATCCGACCCTGTACGGGTTTTAGTGGACAGGTGGCCACAGTTCCGCGTCATTATGTGCAAACCACACGGTGAACAG AGTGACCTCTTCAAAGATGCACTGCTTTTTGCAACTGATGCTGCTGTTCTAGAAGAAATCCTCAGCAAGTCATCTGTTTTTGACTGGAGCAAGTACTTTTGTGTTG GAACCAGTGTTTCCCacactgagatattcaaagcAGTGGCATCAGCAAAGGGTGTACCCTGTAAAAGAGTGGCAAAATGTTACTTGATGACATTGGAAGATGTGAGCAGGCTTCCTCCTGTTGACAG TTCAGGGATCTCAGTAAGCTCTCTTGATGAATCGCACATTGGCTTGGTGAGCCAAACGTGGAAGTTTGGAAAGGTCGATGTGGCCGTTGGGCTGATCCGCAACATGATTGCAAACTTCCCCTCCTGCTGCGTGCTGGATGCTGAAGGAAAGCCTGTATCCTGGATTCTGACCTATGCATCAGGCGCTATAGGAATGCTTTACACGCTGCCAGAGCACAGAGGGAAAGGCTATGCCAAAATCCTGGTCAGCAGCTTGGCCAAGAGGAATCATGCACTGGGCTACCCAGTTTACAGCTTCATAGAAGAGGAGAACGCTGTGTCCTACAGGCTCTTTACAAACCTGGGCTTCACTGAAGATCCCTCTTACAGGGAAGCCTGGTTTGTAGTCAATGAATTTCAAATATTTCCATGA
- the LOC113034986 gene encoding glycine N-acyltransferase-like isoform X1, producing the protein MAFELSEDQLKTAENELKKYLPMSQQVYGFLVIRNRVRSDPVRVLVDRWPQFRVIMCKPHGEQKSDLFKDALLFATDAAVLEEILSKSSVFDWSKYFCVGTSVSHTEIFKAVASAKGVPCKRVAKCYLMTLEDVSRLPPVDSSGISVSSLDESHIGLVSQTWKFGKVDVAVGLIRNMIANFPSCCVLDAEGKPVSWILTYASGAIGMLYTLPEHRGKGYAKILVSSLAKRNHALGYPVYSFIEEENAVSYRLFTNLGFTEDPSYREAWFVVNEFQIFP; encoded by the exons ATGGCTTTTGAGTTGTCCGAAGATCAGTTAAAAACAGCGGAAAACGAGCTGAAGAAATATTTACCCATGTCGCAGCAG GTTTACGGTTTCCTGGTGATCAGAAACAGAGTCAGATCCGACCCTGTACGGGTTTTAGTGGACAGGTGGCCACAGTTCCGCGTCATTATGTGCAAACCACACGGTGAACAG AAGAGTGACCTCTTCAAAGATGCACTGCTTTTTGCAACTGATGCTGCTGTTCTAGAAGAAATCCTCAGCAAGTCATCTGTTTTTGACTGGAGCAAGTACTTTTGTGTTG GAACCAGTGTTTCCCacactgagatattcaaagcAGTGGCATCAGCAAAGGGTGTACCCTGTAAAAGAGTGGCAAAATGTTACTTGATGACATTGGAAGATGTGAGCAGGCTTCCTCCTGTTGACAG TTCAGGGATCTCAGTAAGCTCTCTTGATGAATCGCACATTGGCTTGGTGAGCCAAACGTGGAAGTTTGGAAAGGTCGATGTGGCCGTTGGGCTGATCCGCAACATGATTGCAAACTTCCCCTCCTGCTGCGTGCTGGATGCTGAAGGAAAGCCTGTATCCTGGATTCTGACCTATGCATCAGGCGCTATAGGAATGCTTTACACGCTGCCAGAGCACAGAGGGAAAGGCTATGCCAAAATCCTGGTCAGCAGCTTGGCCAAGAGGAATCATGCACTGGGCTACCCAGTTTACAGCTTCATAGAAGAGGAGAACGCTGTGTCCTACAGGCTCTTTACAAACCTGGGCTTCACTGAAGATCCCTCTTACAGGGAAGCCTGGTTTGTAGTCAATGAATTTCAAATATTTCCATGA
- the LOC113034985 gene encoding glycine N-acyltransferase-like isoform X2 has product MAFELSEDQLKTAGNELKKYLPMSQQVYGFLVIRNRVRSDPVRRVLVDKWPQFRVIMCKPQVEQSDLFKDTLLFATDAAVLEEILSKSSVFDWSKYFCVGTSVSHTEIFKAVASAKGVPCKRVAKCYLMTLEDVSRLPPVDSSGISVSSLDESHIGLVSQTWKFGKDDVAVGLIRNMIANFPSCCVLDAEGKPVSWILTYASGAIGMLYTLPEHRGKGYAKILVSSLAKRNHALGYPVYSFIEEENAVSYRLFTNLGFTEDPSYREAWFRVNEFQIFQ; this is encoded by the exons ATGGCTTTTGAGTTGTCCGAAGATCAGTTAAAAACAGCGGGAAACGAGCTGAAGAAATATTTACCCATGTCGCAGCAA GTTTACGGTTTCCTGGTGATCAGAAACAGAGTCAGATCCGACCCTGTACGCCGGGTTTTAGTGGACAAGTGGCCACAGTTCCGCGTCATTATGTGCAAACCACAGGTTGAACAG AGTGACCTCTTCAAAGATACACTGCTTTTTGCAACTGATGCTGCTGTTCTAGAAGAAATCCTCAGCAAGTCATCTGTTTTTGACTGGAGCAAGTACTTTTGTGTTG GAACCAGTGTTTCCCacactgagatattcaaagcAGTGGCATCAGCAAAGGGTGTACCCTGTAAAAGAGTGGCAAAATGTTACTTGATGACATTGGAAGATGTGAGCAGGCTTCCTCCTGTTGACAG TTCAGGGATCTCAGTCAGCTCTCTTGATGAATCGCACATTGGCTTGGTGAGCCAAACGTGGAAGTTTGGAAAGGACGATGTGGCCGTTGGTCTGATCCGCAACATGATTGCAAACTTCCCCTCCTGCTGCGTGCTGGATGCTGAAGGAAAGCCTGTATCCTGGATTCTGACCTATGCATCAGGCGCTATAGGAATGCTTTACACGCTGCCAGAGCACAGAGGGAAAGGCTATGCCAAAATCCTGGTCAGCAGCTTGGCCAAGAGGAATCATGCACTGGGCTACCCAGTTTACAGCTTCATAGAAGAGGAGAACGCTGTGTCCTACAGGCTCTTTACAAACCTGGGCTTCACTGAAGATCCCTCTTACAGGGAAGCCTGGTTTAGAGTAAATGAATTTCAAATATTTCAATGA
- the LOC113034985 gene encoding glycine N-acyltransferase-like isoform X1, whose translation MAFELSEDQLKTAGNELKKYLPMSQQVYGFLVIRNRVRSDPVRRVLVDKWPQFRVIMCKPQVEQKSDLFKDTLLFATDAAVLEEILSKSSVFDWSKYFCVGTSVSHTEIFKAVASAKGVPCKRVAKCYLMTLEDVSRLPPVDSSGISVSSLDESHIGLVSQTWKFGKDDVAVGLIRNMIANFPSCCVLDAEGKPVSWILTYASGAIGMLYTLPEHRGKGYAKILVSSLAKRNHALGYPVYSFIEEENAVSYRLFTNLGFTEDPSYREAWFRVNEFQIFQ comes from the exons ATGGCTTTTGAGTTGTCCGAAGATCAGTTAAAAACAGCGGGAAACGAGCTGAAGAAATATTTACCCATGTCGCAGCAA GTTTACGGTTTCCTGGTGATCAGAAACAGAGTCAGATCCGACCCTGTACGCCGGGTTTTAGTGGACAAGTGGCCACAGTTCCGCGTCATTATGTGCAAACCACAGGTTGAACAG AAGAGTGACCTCTTCAAAGATACACTGCTTTTTGCAACTGATGCTGCTGTTCTAGAAGAAATCCTCAGCAAGTCATCTGTTTTTGACTGGAGCAAGTACTTTTGTGTTG GAACCAGTGTTTCCCacactgagatattcaaagcAGTGGCATCAGCAAAGGGTGTACCCTGTAAAAGAGTGGCAAAATGTTACTTGATGACATTGGAAGATGTGAGCAGGCTTCCTCCTGTTGACAG TTCAGGGATCTCAGTCAGCTCTCTTGATGAATCGCACATTGGCTTGGTGAGCCAAACGTGGAAGTTTGGAAAGGACGATGTGGCCGTTGGTCTGATCCGCAACATGATTGCAAACTTCCCCTCCTGCTGCGTGCTGGATGCTGAAGGAAAGCCTGTATCCTGGATTCTGACCTATGCATCAGGCGCTATAGGAATGCTTTACACGCTGCCAGAGCACAGAGGGAAAGGCTATGCCAAAATCCTGGTCAGCAGCTTGGCCAAGAGGAATCATGCACTGGGCTACCCAGTTTACAGCTTCATAGAAGAGGAGAACGCTGTGTCCTACAGGCTCTTTACAAACCTGGGCTTCACTGAAGATCCCTCTTACAGGGAAGCCTGGTTTAGAGTAAATGAATTTCAAATATTTCAATGA
- the mgme1 gene encoding mitochondrial genome maintenance exonuclease 1: MFTFKRVLCVRGIIVPQSTSLPVSHFSAYHCLRSSKRRSPYSSVDTERYSSLVKSVMSTRVSSQTPETLQAEDDQMYGPVVKAQTPTIAKTRVPKVLHPFLDCQEPIETEEPESGPPARILLNRGQGRSLVPSVTRILQQTLSPDQIFYLERWRKKMIAELGEEGFKEYSQNLFRQGKLFHSALEDVLTSHATWKDRSPSEYPPEVQGYMQSVSDILEDIRAVRAIESTVQHETLNYLGVVDCVARYRGVLCVIDWKTSDKPKPFLSNTYDNPLQVAAYAGALNSDANYKYQVENGLIVVAYKDGSPAHAHQLNSELMLEYWKTWLLRLEEFTEQRSSAEKR; encoded by the exons ATGTTCACTTTTAAACGAGTTTTATGCGTCAGAGGCATCATTGTACCTCAAAGCACCTCCCTCCCCGTGAGCCACTTTTCTGCTTATCATTGTTTACGATCGTCAAAAAGACGCAGTCCGTACAGTTCAGTGGACACAGAGCGCTACTCTTCTCTCGTGAAGTCCGTCATGTCGACCAGGGTCAGTTCTCAAACTCCGGAGACCCTCCAAGCGGAAGATGACCAAATGTATGGACCTGTTGTCAAAGCCCAGACTCCTACAATTGCAAAGACGAGGGTACCTAAAGTCCTTCATCCATTCTTAGACTGTCAAGAACCTATAGAAACAGAAGAGCCAGAGTCAGGACCTCCAGCTCGGATTTTGTTAAACAGAGGGCAAGGCAGGTCTCTGGTACCAAGCGTGACCCGCATCCTTCAGCAGACCCTCTCCCCAGACCAGATCTTCtacctggagaggtggaggaagaaaaTGATTGCGGAGCTTGGAGAGGAAGGCTTCAAAGAATACAGCCAAA atttatttaggCAAGGGAAGCTTTTCCATTCAGCCTTGGAGGATGTTCTTACTTCACATGCAACATGGAAGGATAGAAGTCCTTCAGAGTATCCACCTGAGGTACAGGGATACATGCAGAGTGTCTCTGACATCCTGGAGGACATCCGAGCGGTGAGAGCTATAGAAAGCACCGTACAGCATGAAACACTGAACTACCTGGGAGTTGTGGATTGCGTTGCTCGCTACAG GGGTGTACTATGTGTTATTGACTGGAAAACTTCTGATAAACCCAAACCGTTCCTAAGCAACACGTACGATAACCCTCTTCAAGTGGCGGCCTATGCTGGGGCTTTGAACAGTGATGCCAACTACAAGTACCAG GTTGAAAATGGACTCATTGTTGTGGCATACAAGGATGGCTCTCCTGCCCATGCTCACCAGCTCAACTCAGAGCTGATGTTGGAGTACTGGAAAACATGGCTGCTACGACTCGAAGAATTCACAGAACAAAG ATCCAGTGCAGAAAAGAGATAA
- the snx5 gene encoding sorting nexin-5 translates to MTSIDENSKEKLRSVSVDLNHDASLLIDIPDALCERDKVKFTVHTKTTLSSFQKPDFSVPRQHEDFIWLHDTLVETEDYAGLIIPPAPPKPDFDSPRDKMHKLGEGEATMTKEEYTKMKQELEAEYLAVFKKTVQVHEIFLQRLSSHPVLSKDRNFQIFLEYDQDLSVRRKNAKEMFGGFFKNMVKSADEVLISGVKEVDDFFEQEKTFLLDYYSKIKDSTAKAEKMTRAHKNIADDYIHISATLNSLAADDMTANKKNLEKLSDLFEKFRKVEGRVASDQDLKLTELLRYYMRDIQAAKDLLYRRARALADYENSNKALDKARLKSKDIPQAEEHQRQCLQKFDKLSESGKKELTSFKGRRVVAFRKNFIEMAELEIKHAKNSVALLQGCIELLKSN, encoded by the exons ATGACATCAATAGatgaaaacagtaaagaaaag TTGCGCTCTGTGTCTGTGGACCTAAACCATGATGCCTCTCTTCTTATTGACATTCCCGATGCACTCTGTGAAAGAGACAAAGTCAAGTTTACAGTTCATACAAag ACCACACTGAGCTCTTTCCAGAAGCCGGATTTCTCTGTTCCCAGGCAGCATGAAGATTTCATCTGGTTACATGACACTCTGGTGGAGACGGAGGATTATGCTGGCCTAATA ATTCCACCAGCACCCCCGAAGCCTGACTTTGACAGCCCAAGAGACAAGATGCACAAGCTGGGGGAAGGTGAAGCCACTATGACCAAAGAGGAGTACACTAAAATGAAACAGGAGCTGGAGGC tgAATACCTGGCCGTCTTTAAGAAAACTGTCCAAGTGCATGAAATCTTCCTGCAGAGACTGTCTTCTCACCCTGTTTTAAGCAAAGACAGAAACTTCCAGATTTTCTTGGAGTATGACCAGGAT CTCAGTGTGAGGCGAAAAAATGCAAAGGAAATGTTTGGAGGATTCTTTAAAAACATGGTAAAGTCAGCTGATGAAGTCCTTATCTCAGGAGTAAAG GAAGTTGATGACTTTTTTGAGCAGGAAAAAACCTTCTTGCTTGACTATTACAGCAAGATCAAAGATTCCACTGCCAAAGCAGAGAAAATGACCCGTGCACACAAAA ATATTGCAGATGATTATATTCACATTTCTGCCACTCTGAACAGTCTCGCAGCTGATGATATGACAGCAAATAAGAA aaATCTTGAGAAGCTGTCAGACTTGTTTGAGAAGTTTAGA AAAGTGGAGGGAAGAGTGGCGTCTGACCAGGACCTAAAACTCACAGAGCTGCTGAGATACTACATGAGAGACATCCAAGCTGCTAAG GACCTTCTGTACAGACGAGCCCGGGCGTTGGCTGACTACGAGAACTCTAACAAAGCTTTGGATAAGGCCCGACTGAAGAGCAAGGATATTCCCCAGGCGGAGGAACACCAGCGGCAGTGCCTGCAGAAATTTGACAAGCTCTCAGAATCTGGGAAGaaag AACTCACCAGTTTCAAGGGCAGACGAGTCGTGGCCTTCAGAAAGAACTTCATAGAGATGGCTGAGCTTGAGATAAAGCACGCCAAG AACAGCGTGGCTCTATTGCAGGGTTGCATCGAGCTGCTCAAGAGCAACTGA